A section of the Telopea speciosissima isolate NSW1024214 ecotype Mountain lineage chromosome 3, Tspe_v1, whole genome shotgun sequence genome encodes:
- the LOC122654920 gene encoding protein KNATM-like — protein MEDNSKENIVEGLSSAAVSAVAAATAGGGGARDDYEVLKRRITCHPLYGLLIETHLDCLKGSMGDIEGFQRNSPNQANNNVSNTTIPACSDLDHFMVYMYSLHLFISSSVHLCSLINSSLQNRKLSRATE, from the exons ATGGAAGATAACAGTAAAGAGAATATTGTTGAAGGGTTGTCTTCTGCCGCAGTCTCAGCggtagcagcagcaacagcaggaGGTGGTGGTGCAAGAGATGATTATGAGGTTCTCAAGAGGAGAATCACTTGTCATCCCTTATATGGGCTTTTGATTGAGACCCATTTGGACTGTTTAaag GGTAGCATGGGTGACATTGAAGGATTTCAAAGAAACTCACCAAACCAAGCAAATAATAATGTGAGCAACACTACCATCCCCGCTTGTTCAGACCTTGATCACTTCATGGTATATATGtattctcttcatctcttcatctcttcatcTGTTCATCTATGCTCTTTAATTAATTCTTCTCTTCAAAACCGAAAACTCAGTCGGGCAACCGAGTGA
- the LOC122656241 gene encoding dihydropyrimidine dehydrogenase (NADP(+)), chloroplastic encodes MASLGSSQVIGGNSGIEFPKLRRSGFRSGICRVGFKVVASEMQTEPDLSVTVNGLKMPNPFVIGSGPPGTNYTVMKRAFDEGWGAVIAKTVSLDATKVINVTPRYARLRAGANGSAKGQIIGWENIELISDRPFETMLAEFKQLKREYPDRILIASIMEEYNKSAWEELIERVEETGVDAIEVNFSCPHGMPERKMGAAVGQDCGLLEEVSGWINAKATIPVWAKMTPNITDITQPARVALKSGCEGIAAINTIMSVMGINLDSLRPEPCVEGYSTPGGYSSKAVHPIALGKVMQIAKMTKEEFGDKDYSLSGIGGVETGGDAAEFILLGANTVQVCTGVMMHGYGLVKQLSAELKDFMRKHNFSSVEDFRGVSLPYFTTHTDLVKRQKEAIRQRKAIKKGLQSDKDWTGDGFVKETESMVSN; translated from the exons ATGGCGTCTCTCGGGTCTTCCCAGGTGATCGGTGGAAACTCTGGTATAGAGTTCCCGAAGCTTCGTCGCTCTGGATTTCGGAGTGGAATTTGCAGGGTTGGATTCAAGGTTGTTGCTTCCGAGATGCAAACGGAACCTGATCTAAGTGTGACTGTAAACGGACTGAAGATGCCGAATCCCTTCGTTATTGGTTCGGGACCGCCTGGTACTAATTATACGGTTATGAAGAGGGCTTTTGATGAAGGCTGGGGTGCTGTGATCGCTAAAACG GTATCATTGGATGCTACTAAAGTAATTAATGTAACCCCTCGGTATGCTCGCCTTCGAGCAGGAGCAAATGGCTCTGCTAAAGGACAAATTATTGGGTGGGAAAATATAGAGCTAATCAGTGACCGACCTTTTGAGACTATGCTTGCAGAGTTtaagcaattgaaaagagaatACCCAGATAGGATACTCATTGCTTCAATTATGGAGGAATACAACAAATCAGCTTGGGAGGAACTTATTGAGCGTGTTGAGGAAACTGGAGTT GATGCCATTGAAGTTAATTTTTCATGTCCTCATGGTATGCCAGAGCGGAAAATGGGTGCTGCAGTTGGACAAGATTGTGGACTATTGGAGGAGGTATCTGGGTGGATAAATGCAAAAGCCACAATCCCTGTGTGGGCCAAGATGACTCCCAACATCACTGACATTACGCAG CCAGCCAGAGTGGCATTGAAATCAGGGTGTGAGGGTATTGCTGCTATTAACACAATCATGAGCGTTATGGGAATCAACCTTGATTCTTTACGTCCTGAACCTTGTGTTGAGGG ATACTCCACTCCAGGAGGTTATTCGTCCAAGGCAGTGCATCCTATTGCACTAGGAAAAGTTATGCAAATTGCAAAAATGACGAAGGAAGAATTTGGTGATAAGGATTACTCACTCTCTGGCATTGGAGGAGTAGAGACTGGTGGTGATGCTGCTGAATTTATTCTTCTTGGAGCAAATACAGTTCAG GTCTGCACTGGTGTGATGATGCATGGCTATGGCCTTGTGAAGCAACTCTCTGCTGAGCTGAAGGATTTCATGAGAAAGCACAATTTCTCTTCAGTAGAAGATTTCAGAGG AGTCTCTCTTCCATACTTCACAACGCATACAGATTTggtaaaaagacaaaaagaagcaATCCGGCAGAGGAAAGCAATCAAGAAAGGACTGCAATCTGATAAAGATTGGACTGGAGATGGTTTCGtgaaagagacagagagtaTGGTGTCCAATTAA